Proteins encoded in a region of the Phaenicophaeus curvirostris isolate KB17595 chromosome 1, BPBGC_Pcur_1.0, whole genome shotgun sequence genome:
- the PPME1 gene encoding protein phosphatase methylesterase 1, giving the protein MSALEKQLHLGRLPPRPPLPSGGGQSGSKMRMGPGRKRDFSPVLWSQYFESMEDVVVENETGKDTFRIYKSGLEGPVLLLLHGGGHSALSWAVFTSAIINRIQCRIVALDLRGHGETKVRNPEDLSAETMSKDVGNVVEALYGDLPPPIMLIGHSMGGAIAVHTAVANLVPSLLGLCMIDVVEGTAMDALNSMQNFLRSRPKTFKSIENAIEWSVKSGQIRNLESARVSMVGQVKQCEGAASPECPKAIVEGIIEEEEEDEEDEEGGGSVNKRKKEDDTETKKEHLYTWRIELAKTEKYWDGWFRGLSNLFLSCPTPKLLLLAGVDRLDKDLTIGQMQGKFQMQVLPQCGHAVHEDAPDKVAEAVATFLIRHRFTEPIGGFQCVFPAC; this is encoded by the exons CCCTGGAAGAAAGCGTGATTTTTCACCAGTGCTTTGGAGCCAGTACTTTGAATCTATGGAGGATGTTGTGGTAGAAAATGAAACTGGCAAGGAT ACTTTTCGAATTTACAAAAGCGGATTGGAGGGGCCTGTCTTACTGCTGTTACATGGTGGAGGCCATTCTGCTCTTTCCTGGGCTGTATTTACT TCTGCAATCATTAACAGGATTCAGTGTAGGATTGTGGCTTTAGATCTCCGAGGCCAtg GAGAAACAAAAGTTAGGAATCCTGAAGATCTGTCTGCAGAGACTATGTCAAA AGACGTTGGAAATGTGGTTGAAGCTCTGTATGGGGACCTTCCTCCCCCTATCATGCTGATTGGGCACAGCATGGGGGGTGCTATTGCAGTGCACACGGCAGTCGCGAATTTGGTGCCGAGTTTACTGGGTCTGTGCATGATCGATGTTGTGGAAG GTACAGCCATGGATGCATTAAACAGCATGCAGAACTTCTTGAGGAGTCGTCCCAAAACATTCAAGTCGATTGAGAATGCCATTGAGTGGAG tgtaaAAAGTGGACAAATAAGAAATCTTGAATCTGCCAGAGTTTCTATGGTCGGTCAAGTCAAACA ATGTGAAGGGGCTGCCAGCCCTGAATGTCCTAAAGCCATAGTGGAGGGTATTattgaagaagaggaggaggatgaagaagatgaggaaggaggaggctctgtcaacaaaaggaagaaagaagatgaCACAGAG aCAAAGAAGGAGCACTTATACACATGGCGAATTGAACTGGCGAAAACAGAAAAGTACTGGGATGGCTGGTTCAGGGGTTTATCTAACCTCTTCCTAAGCTGTCCAACTCCAAAGCTTTTGCTTTTAGCTG GTGTTGACAGGCTGGATAAAGATCTAACAATTGGACAGATGCAag GGAAGTTTCAGATGCAGGTCCTCCCACAGTGTGGTCATGCAGTCCATGAAGATGCTCCAGACAAG GTTGCTGAAGCTGTTGCAACGTTCCTGATCCGTCACAGGTTTACAGAGCCCATCGGTGGATTCCAGTG TGTGTTTCCTGCTTGTTAA